GTGCTTGTCGCCAATCGCGGGGAGATCGCGGTCAGGGTGATTCGGGCCGCCAAGGACGCCGGGCTTGCAAGCGTGGCCGTGTACGCGGAGCCGGACGCCGACGCGCCTCACGTACGGCTGGCCGATGAGGCCTTCGCGCTCGGCGGGCAGACGTCGGCCGAGTCCTACCTCGTCTTCGAGAAGATCCTGGAAGCCGCCGAGAAGTCTGGAGCCAACGCGATCCACCCCGGCTACGGATTCCTCTCGGAGAACGCCGATTTCGCCCAAGCGGTGATCGACGCCGGGCTGATCTGGATCGGCCCCAGCCCGCAGTCGATCCGCGACCTCGGCGACAAGGTCACCGCGCGCCACATCGCCGCGCGCGCCGAGGCTCCGCTGGTGCCAGGCACCCCCGACCCGGTCAAGGACGCCAACGAGGTCGTCGCCTTCGCCAAGGAGTACGGCGTGCCCGTCGCGATCAAGGCGGCGTTCGGCGGTGGCGGCCGCGGCATGAAGGTCGCCCGCACCATCGAGGAGATCCCCGAGCTGTTCGAGTCGGCCACCCGCGAGGCGGTCGCCGCATTCGGCCGCGGCGAGTGCTTCGTCGAGCGCTACCTGGACAAGCCCCGCCACGTGGAGGCGCAGGTCATCGCCGATAAGCACGGCAACGTCGTCGTCGCAGGCACCCGCGACTGCTCGCTGCAGCGCCGCTTCCAGAAGCTGGTCGAGGAGGCGCCCGCACCGTTCCTGACCGACGCGCAGCGCAAGGAGATCCACGAGTCCGCCAAGCGCATCTGCAAGGAGGCCGGCTACTACGGCGCCGGCACCGTCGAATACCTCGTCGGCCAGGATGGGCTGATCTCCTTCCTCGAGGTCAACACCCGCCTTCAGGTCGAGCACCCGGTCACCGAGGAGACCGCTGGCATCGACCTGGTGCTGCAGCAGTTCAAGATCGCCAATGGCGAGCCCCTCGACATCACCGAGGATCCGACCCCGCGCGGCCACTCCTTCGAGTTCCGCATCAACGGCGAGGACGCCGGCCGCGGCTTCCTTCCCGCCCCCGGCCCGGTCACCAAGTTCGTCGCACCCACGGGCCCTGGCGTGCGGATGGACTCCGGCGTGGAGAGCGGCTCGGTCATCGGCGGCCAGTTCGACTCAATGCTGGCCAAGCTGATCGTCAGCGGTGCCACCCGTGAAGAGGCGCT
The nucleotide sequence above comes from Mycolicibacterium moriokaense. Encoded proteins:
- a CDS encoding acetyl/propionyl/methylcrotonyl-CoA carboxylase subunit alpha; the encoded protein is MASHASSKISKVLVANRGEIAVRVIRAAKDAGLASVAVYAEPDADAPHVRLADEAFALGGQTSAESYLVFEKILEAAEKSGANAIHPGYGFLSENADFAQAVIDAGLIWIGPSPQSIRDLGDKVTARHIAARAEAPLVPGTPDPVKDANEVVAFAKEYGVPVAIKAAFGGGGRGMKVARTIEEIPELFESATREAVAAFGRGECFVERYLDKPRHVEAQVIADKHGNVVVAGTRDCSLQRRFQKLVEEAPAPFLTDAQRKEIHESAKRICKEAGYYGAGTVEYLVGQDGLISFLEVNTRLQVEHPVTEETAGIDLVLQQFKIANGEPLDITEDPTPRGHSFEFRINGEDAGRGFLPAPGPVTKFVAPTGPGVRMDSGVESGSVIGGQFDSMLAKLIVSGATREEALARSRRALSEFVVEGLATVIPFHRAVVSDPAFIGDGEKFDVHTRWIETEWENTVEPFTGGDPIEEEDTIPRQSVVVEVGGRRLEVSLPGDLALGGGGAAPAGAGIVRKKPKPRKRGSHGGAAASGDAVTAPMQGTVVKVAVEEGQEVSAGDLIVVLEAMKMENPVTAHKDGTVTGLAVESGAAVTQGTVLAEIK